In one window of Campylobacter sp. DNA:
- a CDS encoding disulfide bond formation protein B, with product MNRLILKIYAWQNTAAPWFWLFVISAGYLATSYFFFQRCLFMSPTQMGVLVRLGFAVAGAGALIGLLMSFSFITRLIAYVLGFTGAIYGYLQSSAPHPAADTANCLAAPAFPFAAPLDSLLPELFRPASCTGTPSFPAGTALSDVQSFFGGFYGEGFYLVPSIKFADAAQCAQLAFAAFAAVLAVMFASFLYGRFTRSF from the coding sequence TTGAATAGATTGATTTTAAAGATTTACGCGTGGCAAAATACCGCTGCGCCGTGGTTTTGGCTCTTTGTGATAAGCGCAGGCTATCTTGCGACATCATATTTTTTCTTTCAGCGCTGCCTTTTTATGTCACCTACGCAGATGGGCGTCCTCGTACGTCTGGGCTTTGCCGTAGCGGGCGCGGGCGCGCTCATCGGCTTGCTGATGTCCTTTAGCTTCATAACACGGCTCATTGCTTACGTGCTTGGCTTTACGGGCGCGATATACGGCTATTTACAAAGCTCCGCGCCGCACCCCGCCGCAGATACGGCAAATTGCCTCGCAGCACCCGCCTTTCCTTTTGCGGCGCCGCTTGATAGCCTGCTGCCGGAGCTATTTCGCCCAGCAAGCTGCACGGGCACTCCGTCCTTTCCCGCAGGCACCGCGCTTAGCGATGTGCAGAGCTTTTTCGGCGGATTTTACGGCGAGGGATTTTATCTGGTGCCGAGTATTAAATTTGCAGACGCGGCGCAGTGCGCGCAGCTAGCGTTTGCGGCATTTGCGGCCGTTTTAGCCGTGATGTTTGCGAGCTTTTTATACGGCAGATTTACGAGAAGTTTTTAA
- a CDS encoding cytochrome C, which produces MKFLNSIAAAAALAAAIASCANAEVKAGETLYGTVLKQVSVSGDLSHKDGRLLPTNAIEVLEVKDGAVKFSLIGYQNPKAPNVIYFTPKARIIAVAFSKQAKFQSESLGEEDGFNKVKITAYTDEGALSGDVDKIFAGAKEKFEASCSVCHALHQPASYEANKWPGYIKSMLSRTPISKDESWTVVQYLQKHSKDVNLKDMK; this is translated from the coding sequence ATGAAGTTTTTAAATTCTATTGCGGCTGCGGCGGCTCTTGCGGCTGCGATCGCAAGCTGTGCAAACGCCGAGGTCAAGGCAGGCGAGACGCTTTACGGCACGGTGCTAAAGCAGGTAAGCGTAAGCGGCGATTTGTCGCACAAGGACGGTAGGCTGCTGCCTACGAATGCCATAGAGGTTTTGGAGGTCAAGGACGGAGCGGTGAAATTTTCGCTCATCGGCTATCAAAATCCAAAGGCGCCCAATGTTATTTATTTCACGCCTAAAGCGCGCATAATCGCGGTGGCGTTTTCGAAGCAGGCTAAATTTCAAAGCGAGAGCTTGGGCGAAGAGGACGGCTTTAATAAGGTTAAAATAACCGCCTACACCGACGAGGGCGCGCTAAGCGGCGACGTGGATAAAATTTTCGCGGGCGCTAAGGAGAAATTTGAAGCCTCGTGTAGCGTCTGTCACGCTCTACATCAGCCCGCAAGCTACGAGGCAAACAAATGGCCCGGCTACATTAAATCGATGCTTTCGCGCACGCCTATTAGCAAAGACGAGAGCTGGACGGTGGTGCAGTATCTGCAAAAGCACTCCAAGGACGTAAATTTAAAGGATATGAAATGA
- a CDS encoding molybdopterin guanine dinucleotide-containing S/N-oxide reductase has translation MKRRNFLKLGAAVSALPLIPSSMLAADKLTALKKNSEILTAARWGILKASVKNGKIVKSAPWKITSKIPNTLQNTMADLVYNTRIKAPMVRKSYLADPDNPKPELRGLDEWVEVKYEDAIKLVARELKKTREQKGASSVFAGSYGWQSTGNVHVSRTLLHRFMNLSGGFTGVTGDYSTGAAQVIMPHVTGSNQVYEQQTSWPVVLENSKVVVFWGLNPISTLRVAWTSSDEQGFKYFEQLKNSDKEIIIIDPIKTVSGKYFEGKARWIAPRPNTDVAMMLGMAQHLYSQGKYDKEFLQNYTVGFEKFVPYLTGQSDGVAKTPEWASEICGISADVIKELAIKFYENRTMIMAGWGIQRAHHGEQAHWMIVTLCAMLGQIGLAGGGFGFSYHYANGGAPTCAGGVIGGMNAASVGVVKDGKFLGLAQDQKQGGEAAQAWLVNTAKVAFPLARIADALLNPGKTIDANGAKITYPKIDFIYWVGGNPIVHHQDTNTNIKAWRKPRTIVVNEIYWTPTAKMADIVFPTTTEYERNDITMSGDYSNMHIIPMKQVVAKQHGAKDDYQIFTDLCKAYADGLAEAYTDGGKTEMDWIKEFYEGAASAVNANTALGIQMPSFEQWWEKNEPTEFYETPESTAYVSFEDFRNDPVLEALGTPSGLIEIYSDTIAAMNYKDCGAHPMWFEPVEWLGMKDKPAKFHLLSLHPYDRLHSQQSNTSNRKRYAVADREPVLINTEDAKELGIKQGDLVRVYNARGEILAGANVSDDIMRGVVQIFEGAWYDPNAEGLCKNGNPNVLTIDLPTSELANGNIAHTALVNIELYKHKAGEDIKLTAFMPPKGAK, from the coding sequence ATGAAAAGACGAAATTTTTTAAAGCTCGGCGCGGCGGTCTCGGCGCTTCCGCTCATCCCAAGCTCGATGCTTGCGGCGGATAAACTTACCGCGCTTAAGAAAAACAGCGAAATTTTAACCGCGGCGCGGTGGGGAATTTTAAAAGCGAGCGTCAAAAACGGCAAGATCGTAAAATCCGCGCCGTGGAAGATCACCTCTAAAATTCCAAATACTCTTCAAAATACGATGGCGGATCTCGTTTATAACACGCGCATCAAAGCGCCGATGGTGCGAAAATCATATCTCGCCGATCCCGATAATCCAAAGCCCGAGCTTCGAGGGCTTGACGAATGGGTCGAGGTAAAATATGAGGACGCGATCAAACTCGTCGCGCGCGAGCTTAAAAAGACGCGCGAGCAAAAGGGCGCGAGCTCGGTATTTGCGGGCAGCTACGGCTGGCAGAGCACGGGCAACGTGCATGTCTCAAGGACGCTGCTTCATAGATTTATGAACTTAAGCGGCGGCTTTACGGGCGTCACGGGCGATTACTCCACGGGTGCGGCGCAGGTCATAATGCCACATGTAACGGGCTCAAATCAGGTATATGAGCAGCAAACCTCTTGGCCCGTGGTGCTTGAAAACTCCAAAGTAGTGGTCTTTTGGGGGCTCAATCCGATCTCTACGCTTCGCGTAGCGTGGACGAGCTCGGACGAGCAGGGATTTAAGTATTTCGAGCAGCTAAAAAACAGCGATAAAGAGATCATCATCATCGATCCGATCAAAACCGTAAGCGGCAAGTATTTCGAGGGCAAGGCGCGATGGATTGCCCCTCGCCCTAACACCGACGTAGCGATGATGCTAGGTATGGCGCAGCACCTCTACTCACAGGGCAAGTACGATAAGGAATTTTTACAAAACTACACCGTGGGCTTTGAAAAATTCGTCCCATATCTCACGGGGCAGAGCGACGGCGTGGCTAAGACGCCGGAGTGGGCTAGTGAAATTTGCGGCATTAGCGCGGACGTGATCAAAGAGCTTGCGATAAAATTTTATGAAAACCGCACGATGATAATGGCGGGTTGGGGTATCCAGCGCGCTCATCACGGCGAGCAGGCACACTGGATGATCGTAACTTTGTGCGCGATGCTGGGGCAGATCGGACTTGCAGGAGGGGGCTTCGGCTTTAGCTACCACTACGCTAACGGCGGCGCGCCTACCTGCGCGGGCGGCGTGATCGGCGGAATGAACGCGGCAAGCGTCGGCGTCGTTAAGGACGGCAAATTCCTAGGGCTTGCGCAGGATCAGAAACAAGGCGGTGAAGCAGCTCAAGCATGGCTGGTAAATACGGCGAAGGTCGCTTTTCCTCTAGCTCGTATCGCGGACGCGCTACTAAATCCTGGCAAGACGATCGACGCGAATGGCGCAAAGATCACTTATCCGAAGATCGATTTTATCTACTGGGTTGGCGGAAATCCAATCGTGCATCATCAAGATACCAACACTAACATAAAGGCTTGGCGCAAGCCGCGCACCATCGTAGTGAATGAAATTTACTGGACGCCGACTGCGAAGATGGCGGACATCGTATTTCCGACCACGACGGAGTATGAGCGCAACGACATCACGATGAGCGGAGACTACTCCAATATGCATATAATCCCGATGAAGCAGGTCGTCGCCAAGCAGCACGGCGCGAAGGACGATTATCAAATTTTTACCGACCTTTGCAAGGCTTACGCAGACGGGCTTGCCGAGGCTTATACGGACGGCGGCAAAACGGAGATGGATTGGATCAAAGAATTTTACGAAGGGGCAGCTAGCGCCGTGAATGCAAACACCGCTTTGGGAATACAGATGCCGAGCTTTGAGCAGTGGTGGGAGAAAAACGAGCCGACAGAATTTTACGAAACGCCGGAGAGTACTGCGTACGTGAGCTTTGAGGATTTTAGAAATGATCCTGTTTTGGAGGCTTTGGGAACGCCTAGCGGGCTGATTGAAATTTACTCCGATACGATTGCTGCGATGAACTACAAAGACTGCGGCGCGCATCCGATGTGGTTCGAGCCCGTCGAGTGGCTGGGGATGAAGGATAAGCCTGCGAAATTTCACCTGCTTAGTCTGCATCCGTATGACCGCTTGCATTCGCAGCAGAGTAACACCTCAAATCGCAAGAGATACGCCGTCGCGGATCGCGAGCCGGTGCTAATAAATACCGAGGACGCTAAGGAGCTCGGTATCAAGCAGGGTGATCTGGTGCGCGTCTATAACGCTCGCGGCGAAATTTTGGCGGGAGCCAACGTAAGCGACGACATAATGCGCGGCGTGGTGCAGATCTTCGAAGGCGCGTGGTACGATCCTAACGCCGAGGGGCTTTGCAAAAACGGAAATCCGAACGTGCTTACGATCGATCTTCCTACGAGCGAGCTTGCCAATGGCAATATCGCGCACACGGCGTTAGTAAATATCGAGCTTTATAAACACAAGGCGGGCGAGGATATCAAACTAACCGCATTTATGCCGCCTAAAGGGGCGAAGTAG